CGCGAATGGCGTTGTGGCTGGACAGGTATATTCCGTTTGCCAGCCCCATGACCGAGTAAAGCATGATGGGGTCGGTGGCGGTGGTTATCCCGAAAGTGTTGTCCAGCAGCAGGGTCTTGACCAGATAATCCAGCAGGGGCACTGAGAATCCGGTATAGAGCAGAGAGTCGGAAATACGGCTCCAGCTGACCAGTGAGTTCCATGGCAGAAGGGGAGAACGCCGCAATCCTCCGCCGCCGAGCACCGACTGGATGATATTGCGTGATCCGGTGATTGCAAACCAGATTACCGCCCCGAAGTATGAAAGCAGCCACCAGTCCTTGGTCAGGTAGAAGGTCAGGAATGCCGGAATGAAACCGATCAGAACCTTGGCGGTGTTTTTAATATTGGTGTTCAGGTAGGTCCACGGCTTGTCCAGCCTGTCTGTGTGTTTTTCACCCTCAAGGCTGTTCTCGGTTTGGATGTTAAGTCCCCCGAGAGTGCCGACATTGCCCGGTTTGCCTGCGTGAATCCTGAAGGAATCAAGGCTCCATTTTATCCAGCGTTTGTCATTGTTTGCGGAAGCACGGGAGAGCACTCTTCCGGAACGTCCCACCTTGCTGTTGATGCTTTTGGTCATCAGTGCGCTGACCGGGATACGGGTACTGCCTTCCCCGCAATTTTTCCGGTAAAACGGCTTGCGCGCCCGCGGAGGAAGGGTATCCAGAACCACAAAGCCCATGCCGTGCCTGTGCTCCGCCTGTCCGGTGGACCCGGAGCCGATGCGGGATTTCAGGCTGCGTTTGCGGTAAATAGTATGAAATTTTTCAAGGTCTGAAAGAATTGCCACCAGTTCCGGCTTGCGGGCCTGCATTTCTCTTATGGAGTCAGCCGGTTCCTGCTCTCTTTTCAGCTGTTCAAGCCGGTCTTCAAAATCATAAATTATTTCGCGGATTGCGCTTTTGAGGGTGATCACACTGTCTTCGTTGAGGGCCTTCTGCAATCTGCCGATCAACCGGTAATGTTTTTCCTGCCCGGTCAGCTGTGTGTTCTGCTCCTCGCCGATTCGCCTGTCTCCAGTGATCTCTCTGCAAGCGTCTTTTAGGTTGTATGCCTCGATATGGGTGACCATGCCCCCGCCCTCGTAGAGCAGTTCCAGAGTGTCCTGTGCTGTGAGGTTGGCGAGGTTCAGGGTGAATTTCGAGCTGGAATGGATGCGCAGCAAACGGGTCATCAATTCATTGATATTGCAGCGCAGCAGTTCCGGCAGCTTTGTATCCTTATGCGGCTCGTCCGGGTTCGGCAACTGCGGATTCTTTTCCGGGAGCAGATATTCGGCAATGACAGTCCGTGCGGTCAGCCCCCGAAGCTGTTTTTTTTGTTCGTTTGTCAGATCTTCCTGTTCTGACTCTTCGCCGGAACGCTCCTCAATGAGAGTTGAAATTTTGTTGTTGATGAACCGTCCAAGATGCAGGATTGACGGCTGCCCGGTACCGACAAAATCCAGAAATTCTTCCTGATCCAAAAGAGGGATATGCACATCCAGCTGCTTGTTCAGTGCCTTACGATGGTTGCCGTTGAATTCTGCAAGTACGTCAAAGACATATTTCTGCTGGTAGCGCGAGACCTCCCGGCCTTCCTCAAAAAGCTCAATCACCCGCTCTTTTGCAAGGAACTTCTGGTAGCTGGAGCTGTCAGAAAGTACGTTGGGTTCCCAGGTGAAGCGCACGAACTTGTCCCGGAAACGGGCGGAAAGTTCGATGCTCACCCGGACTTTTATATCCAGTATGCTTCCCGCTTCAAGCAGTTCTTCGATGACTTCGGGACGCACGTAGTTGTAGTAAACTACTTTGAGCTTGCGGATGCCTTTGATCCATGCATCCATGATCAGGTGCGTGGGTGATTTTCTTCCTTTGGTATTGGCATCATGCACGTGATGGTCAAAGGCGTACTGGTTCCATTCTTCAGGCATTTCAACCAGATGGTATTTGGCCAGCTCTTTTCTGATTTTGCGCGGATTGCCTGCTGAAACCATGCGGAAATCATGGGCCAGCTTGAGCCTGCTCAGTTCACTGTTACCCGGACGGACCAGCTTTTTCATGATTTGCAGGAGTACCCGGGCGGTGTTTTTGCGGTAGTACCCGGAAGATGAAAGGAAAACCTCATCGCGCAGGGAGCGCAGGGCTTTCAGACGGTCGTGGGCCATGCCGTTTTCAAAGCTGCCCAGCAGGCTGATTACGGCGTAGGCAATGCGCAGCCCCTGCGGGGCCGCCATTTCCTTGATCCCGTGCGGATGCATGTATTCGACAAAAAGAGAGCGGAAGGCGCGGGATTTGGGACCTCGTTTGAGGACATCATCGACAATCTGCAAAAGCTGATAGTCGAGTTTATCGAAGAAAATAGAAGAAATTCTGGTCATGGCATGGCTTGGTTCCGGGGTCCGGCAGAAGCCGGAAGCCCCGTGCCTGAACCCCATGTCCGGTTAAAAATTATAATCAGCCAGTGTGCGGGACGCGCTCGCGTAAAAATCGGTGAAAATACCGTCTACCCCCATATCGGCAAGGTTTTTCCATTCTTCGGGAAGATTGGCGGTATAGACGAATACTGCGAGTTCCCTTGCGTGGGCTTTCTTGATGAAAGCGGGAGAGACGGTGCGGTACCAGAGATTTACGGAAGCAGCGTTCATGGAGCAGGCATTGTCCAGCAGCTCGTCGGTATAGTACCCACCGCCCAGACAGTCCTTGATCTCCTGCGCCAGCTTTTCACGAATCTGCGGTTCCGGGCAGAGTTTCTCCAGCAGTTCCAGATTGTCTTTCAGCACAGGGAAGCGGGGCAGCATGTAATCTTCGTTGCCGTAAGCAAACAGCTCCGCAAAATACTGCTCGCCCTGCGGACCTGTTTTTTCCAGCAGAAGATTGCGGCGGATGGCTCCATCAAGTAACGCGATTTTTGCGTCCGGGCAGACTTCCCTCAACGCTTCCAGTTCTTGCCAGTTAAACGAACTTGCCAGCATATCGGACATGGCAAGTTTTCCCGCTGCAACATATTCGTTGAAGAGTTCCCCGGCCTGTTTTCCGGTGTTGTTCCCTTTCAGTTCCATATGGATTGCAGGGCGTTTGTCTGCTGCGCAGGAAGCAAAGAAATCAAAGACTTCCGCAAGAAAAGGAATACGGTCCTCGCCCTGCTTCGGGTCCCCGGCGAAAAGAGATTTCAGGGTGGCGCAGTCCGTGCTGGAAACTTCTCCCGTTCCGGTGGAAACCTCTTCAAGGTCAAGGTTGTGGACAATGACCAGTTCTTTGTCTGCACTGAGCTGAACATCGAATTCGATAGCGGGCACACCTTCGGAAGTTACTTTCTCAAAAGAGCGGATGGTATTCTGGTTGTAACCGGGGTACTTGCAGCCCCGATGTCCGATGAGCATCATTTAAATAACTCCACTAAAGAATATTGGGCAGAAACATTACTACGGCCGGCATGTAGGTCACGATGACCAGAACGATGAGCAGGGCGAGTATAAAGGGCCAGATTTCCCGGCAGAATTCACCCACCGTGGACCCGGTAATGGCGCAGGTGGTGAACATCATCGATCCGAACGGCGGGGTGATGCCCCCGATCATGATGTTTACGATCATGATCAGACCGAAATGGATCAGGTCGACGCCCATGGTCTTCATCAGCGGTACCAGAAGCGGGGCAACGATGATCAGCAGTGCGCCGCCTTCAAGGAACATACCGAGGACAAGGAGCAGGATGTTGATGACCACCAGAATGATCCACGGGGAATCGGAGATAGCCAGAATCGCACCGGTCAGCTGGTGGGGGATGCGTTCCCAGCTCATGTACTGCCCGAAGACCGAAGCCGCGATGATGATCAGCATTACCGAGCTGGTGCCCAGAATGGTGTTTTTCATGATGATGGGAAAATGTTCCCAGCGCAGCTTTTTGTAGAAAAATACCCCGATGATGATGCAGAAAAGTACGGCCATGGCTCCGGCTTCAGTGGGGGTGAAAACACCGAAACGGATACCGGCGATGATGCCCAGCGGCAGCAGCAGGCCCCATATGGATTCACGGGCCTGTTTGAGGATTTCTTTGCCGGAAGCCATTTTTTCGCGGGAGGGTTTGTAGTCCCTTTTCTTGGCGATGAAATGCACGGTAAGCATGAGACCGAAGCACATGAGGATGCCCGGTGTGTAGCCGCCGATGAACATCTTGGCCACCGAGACCTGTGCGATGAGGGCGTAGATGATCAGGTTGATGCCCGGCGGGATAACCGGAGCGATAGCAGAAGATGCGGCAGTGATGGCGGTGGAGAAAGATGCACTGTAGCCGCGCTTGGTCATCTGCGGGACGATAATCTTGGACTGCATGGCCGCGTCCGCGTTGGCGGAGCCGGAGATTCCGCCCATGAGGGTGGAGAGCAGCACGTTGACCTGTGCCAGTCCGCCGCGCAGATGCCCGGTGAGCACCTCGGCCATTTTCATAAGACTGGAACTGATTCCTGAGAAGTTCATGATTTCGCCGGCCATGATGAAAAAGGGAATGGCCAGCAGCGGAAATGAAGCGGTGGAGGTGATGAACTTCTGCAGGATCAGATCCGGCGGTGTCCCTACATCACCGAAAGTGAAATATGCGAGACCTGCGGCAAGCAGGGCAAAGGCAATGGGGATACTGGTGAAGTACAGGGCCATTACAATGGTTACGGGAAATGTAAGCATGTCTATTCTCCTTCTACCTGACGGCCGAAAAGTTTGCGCAGGTCGCCATACAAAAAGGCCAGAGCGTAGATCGCCATGAGCGAGAAACCCACTGTCAGGGCAAGGTTCACATACAGGGCCGGAACATCGAGCACCGGAGTGCGCTTCAGCTCGTTGGCCTGAATGTATAGCACGCTGAGGTAGACGATGTAGCCGTTGATGGTGAACATGAGCAGGTCGATGATCACGGCAATGAAGTTGCGCCACAGTTTGGGGCCGATCTTGCTGATCATGTCGATGCCGATATGCATTTTGTAGCGGTAAGCTGCTGCGGAGCCGACGAATACGGACCAGATGAAGGCCGTGGTGGCTACTTCTTCAGCCCAGAAG
This sequence is a window from Desulfovibrio sp. JC010. Protein-coding genes within it:
- a CDS encoding glycerophosphodiester phosphodiesterase, coding for MMLIGHRGCKYPGYNQNTIRSFEKVTSEGVPAIEFDVQLSADKELVIVHNLDLEEVSTGTGEVSSTDCATLKSLFAGDPKQGEDRIPFLAEVFDFFASCAADKRPAIHMELKGNNTGKQAGELFNEYVAAGKLAMSDMLASSFNWQELEALREVCPDAKIALLDGAIRRNLLLEKTGPQGEQYFAELFAYGNEDYMLPRFPVLKDNLELLEKLCPEPQIREKLAQEIKDCLGGGYYTDELLDNACSMNAASVNLWYRTVSPAFIKKAHARELAVFVYTANLPEEWKNLADMGVDGIFTDFYASASRTLADYNF
- a CDS encoding TRAP transporter large permease — its product is MLTFPVTIVMALYFTSIPIAFALLAAGLAYFTFGDVGTPPDLILQKFITSTASFPLLAIPFFIMAGEIMNFSGISSSLMKMAEVLTGHLRGGLAQVNVLLSTLMGGISGSANADAAMQSKIIVPQMTKRGYSASFSTAITAASSAIAPVIPPGINLIIYALIAQVSVAKMFIGGYTPGILMCFGLMLTVHFIAKKRDYKPSREKMASGKEILKQARESIWGLLLPLGIIAGIRFGVFTPTEAGAMAVLFCIIIGVFFYKKLRWEHFPIIMKNTILGTSSVMLIIIAASVFGQYMSWERIPHQLTGAILAISDSPWIILVVINILLLVLGMFLEGGALLIIVAPLLVPLMKTMGVDLIHFGLIMIVNIMIGGITPPFGSMMFTTCAITGSTVGEFCREIWPFILALLIVLVIVTYMPAVVMFLPNIL
- a CDS encoding TRAP transporter small permease; this encodes MSEASRFLFKNFDLLVSGFFLCITVVVVIVNVGLRYLFQGGLFWAEEVATTAFIWSVFVGSAAAYRYKMHIGIDMISKIGPKLWRNFIAVIIDLLMFTINGYIVYLSVLYIQANELKRTPVLDVPALYVNLALTVGFSLMAIYALAFLYGDLRKLFGRQVEGE